TTACCTGCAATCCCAAGTGGCCGGAGGTTCAAAGGTTTCTTAAGGACACAAATCTTAATCCGGAGGATAGGCCTGATATTTTATCGCGAATCTTTAAAGTAAAGCTGGATGCAATTTGTAAAGATTTGAAAGACCGTGATTTGTTTGGAAAAGCTTCAGCTGGTATGTTAATAAATTTACTTTTTAAACATAATCTCAATGAAAATTAACAGTTTCTTACCTTTTTGTGTAGTTGTTTACACTATTGAATTTCAGAAGCGAGGATTGCCTCATGCGCATATGTGCTTATTCATGGAGAATGATCACAAACTTCCAACTGTAGACCATGTTGATCAGTTTATTTTTGCAGAAATCCCTGATATAAACCAAGACCCGGAACTATATACGCTTGTGAAAGACCATATGATTCACGGTCCATGTGGTAACGCTAGAATGAGCTCTCCATGTATGGTTGATAGAAAATGttcaaaaggttttcccaagaaaTTTCAAGATCACTCAACCTTGGATTGTATCGGATTTCCCTTATACAGAAGAAGAGATGACGGTTCCTTCGTTTTAAAAAATAGAATTGAGTTAGACAACAGAAGTGTTGTACCTTACAACAAAAAGCTTTTGAAAAGATATCAGGCGCATATAAACGTTGGATGGTGCAACCAAGCGGCGTCAATAAAGTATTTGTTCAAATATATTAATAAAGGTCCTGATAGAGCAACAGTTGCTGTGGTTCCGAGCAATAATGAAAACGAGCAACCAGAAAATGATGAAATTAAAGAGTATTACGACTGTAGGTATATATGCCTCTTGGAGGATTTTTTTTGAATGAAGTTAATTATAGGAGTCCTTCTGTTATGCGGTTGCCTTTCCATCTTCCTGGACAACAAACAGTTTGTTTCGGTCCTGATGAAGATATTAATCAAGTGCTAAACAAACCATCTGTGAACTCATCAATGTTTTTGTCTTGGATGCAACGTAATCAAGATCCTAACGACCCTGTTGCACGTACACTAACATATGTACAGTTTCCACGTTTTTATGTGTGGAAGCTTGACAAGCGTATATGGGTTCCGAGAATAAAAGGAAAAACAATTGGAAGAATTCATTCCGTTTCTCCGTCTACCGGTGAAGCGTACTATTTAAGAattcttcttaacaaagttaaaggACCAACATCGTTTGATGATATTAAAACAGTTAATGGTCGAGTGTACGATACTTTTAGAGATGCTTGCTATGCGCTTGGTTTGTTGGATGACGACTCGGAGTACATTAAGGCCATCAAAGAAGCAAATATATCAGGTAGCGCAGGTTATATTCGCAATTTATTCGCCACCATGTTACTGTCAAGCACTTTATCTAGACCCGAAGTAGTCTGGGAAAGCACATGGAAGTATATGACAGATGATTTTCTGTACAGATTCTCAAAGTATCATCGTGTTTCAggtaaaattataaatttcatattaTGTTTTTGTGACAGTTACTAAAAATTTACCATTAAATTTATATGTGGTTCTGATTTTTTACAGGTTTATCAATTCCTGATGAGCAACTAAAGAACTATGTTTTATGCGAAATCGAGAAGTTTTTAACTCGGAATAATTCATCGCTTCGAAGATTTGTATCAATGCCTTACCCGGATACTTCATCTTTAGATAACTTTCGCTGCCGATTGATTAACGAAGAGCTTGCTTACGACAGAACAAAGTTAGAAAATGTTTATCAAGGCCAGGTGAATTTGTTAACGGATGAACAACGTGCAGTATATGAAGAAATTATGAACGCAGTTGATGGATACAATGGAGGAGTATTTTTTTGTTTATGGTTATGGCGGGACTGGTAAAACATTTTTATGGAAAACATTGTCTGCTGCAATTAGGTCAAAAGGTGAGATCGTATTAAACGTTGCATCTAGCGGAATTGCATCATTGCTGTTGGAGGGAGGAAGAACGGCGCATTCTAGGTTTCATATACCTTTGAATCTTAATGCGGATTCCGTTTGTCATATTAAACCTGACGATGATGTAGCTAAATTACTACAACAGACCAAACTCATTATATGGGATGAAGCTCCTATGGTTCATAAACATGCATTTGAGGCTTTGGATAGAACTATGCATGACATTTTCAATATATCTAATTCATCCAGGTCTGATGTTGTATTTGGAGGAAAGGTAATTGTATTTGGTGGTGATTTTAGGCAAATATTACCTGTTGTTCCAAACGGTGGACGACAAGAAATTGTGAATGCCTCATTATGTTCGTCTTATCTGTGGAGTAAGTGTAAGTTGTTGACGTTAACTAGAAACATGAGGTTAACTGTTGGAAGACCATCATCTGAAGTTGAAGAGATCAGTAATTTTGCAAAATGGTTGTTGGACGTTCGTGAGGGAAATGTTGGTGGTTCCAATGATGGAGAAGCAATAATTGAAATACCACCTGAGCTTTTAATTGACAGCATATCTGATCCAATTTCTAGCCTGATTGATTTTGTTTATCCGTCAATCTTGGAGAACTACAATGATCGTAATTACTTTAGTACCAGAGCTATACTTGCGCCTAAGAATGAGGTTGTTCACGAGATTAACGACAGATTGTTGGCAGTTTTCCCAGGTGAAGAAAAAGAGTATCTTAGTTCTGACAGTCTATACCCTACTGAAGATAGCAATGTTGATCAGCAAAAAATATACTCCCCCGACGTGCTCAATGGTCTTAAAGTGTCTGGTTTACCAAATCATAGGTTAGTG
Above is a window of Helianthus annuus cultivar XRQ/B chromosome 14, HanXRQr2.0-SUNRISE, whole genome shotgun sequence DNA encoding:
- the LOC110907248 gene encoding uncharacterized protein LOC110907248; this translates as MREFFAYHVQDRSNQFSLILNSRRLFQQFLVDAYTMIESERLNFIRFQQQDLRSDTYENIRKLRYNGQQDLSKVGKRIFLPSSFTGGSRYMMQNYLDAMAICKWYGYLDFFITITCNPKWPEVQRFLKDTNLNPEDRPDILSRIFKVKLDAICKDLKDRDLFGKASAVVYTIEFQKRGLPHAHMCLFMENDHKLPTVDHVDQFIFAEIPDINQDPELYTLVKDHMIHGPCGNARMSSPCMVDRKCSKGFPKKFQDHSTLDCIGFPLYRRRDDGSFVLKNRIELDNRSVVPYNKKLLKRYQAHINVGWCNQAASIKYLFKYINKGPDRATVAVVPSNNENEQPENDEIKEYYDCRSPSVMRLPFHLPGQQTVCFGPDEDINQVLNKPSVNSSMFLSWMQRNQDPNDPVARTLTYVQFPRFYVWKLDKRIWVPRIKGKTIGRIHSVSPSTGEAYYLRILLNKVKGPTSFDDIKTVNGRVYDTFRDACYALGLLDDDSEYIKAIKEANISGSAGYIRNLFATMLLSSTLSRPEVVWESTWKYMTDDFLYRFSKYHRVSGLSIPDEQLKNYVLCEIEKFLTRNNSSLRRFVSMPYPDTSSLDNFRCRLINEELAYDRTKLENVYQGQLMDTMEEYFFVYGYGGTGKTFLWKTLSAAIRSKGEIVLNVASSGIASLLLEGGRTAHSRFHIPLNLNADSVCHIKPDDDVAKLLQQTKLIIWDEAPMVHKHAFEALDRTMHDIFNISNSSRSDVVFGGKVIVFGGDFRQILPVVPNGGRQEIVNASLCSSYLWSKCKLLTLTRNMRLTVGRPSSEVEEISNFAKWLLDVREGNVGGSNDGEAIIEIPPELLIDSISDPISSLIDFVYPSILENYNDRNYFSTRAILAPKNEVVHEINDRLLAVFPGEEKEYLSSDSLYPTEDSNVDQQKIYSPDVLNGLKVSGLPNHRLVLKVGVPVMLLRNIDQRNGLCNGTRLNVTKLYSRVIEAEIISGGNIGSRTFIPRMNLVPSDRKIPFAFQRRQFPITVCFAMTINKSQGQSLSKVGLYLRQPVFTHGQLYVALSRVTRRDGIKLLILDNEGRPTNKTMNVVYKEIFNGL